The sequence AACCATAACCAAAAAGGCAACCCAGGTCTACAatgaccccacccaccccttcaCTCATTCTTCCAGCAGCCATCTGGCAGGAGGCTCAAGATCTCACTAGCTAGGAAGAATGggtatgttttcattttttgtgtTATACTATGTTACCAGAATGTCGAAGGCACATTTGATGTAAATTTAATGgacaatatatacatatattgatATTTATTGTCAGTTGACTCTGCGTCTGACtgaaagagacaaggagagaagtGAACGTACCTGCCATGGCCAGCTGTTCTCACGCACGTCTACTCCGCCCACCACCCTGcttgtggagggggggaaggtGGGCACACCACACCCgtaggctgacacacacacacacacgcacacacacacacgcacacacacacacacacacacgcacgcacgcacacatacacccacacacacacacacacacacacacacacacacacacagacagacacacacacacagacagacacacacccacacacacgcacacacacacacacgcacacacacacacacacacacacgcacgcacacatacacccacacacacacatgttgcttTACAGTGGCCAAACAAGGACGCTACACTACATATGTACAGTATCATCGTAAAATAATATATCTTAATCTATATGTTAAACCATTTTATGACACACATTTTTGGAGATTTATGTTATCAACTATCTACATTtgatgttttcccaaattactTAATTAAGGAGATACCCTGTTTCCTTTCTCAGACATTTTGTTTATATATTCAGTTTTATGATATCTTACCACCAGCGACAAGCAAAGCAACAATCATCAGCTTCATGGTGCCTCTCTTCTGTGGAGTTCAGCTGAGAATGAGCTTATATGGTAACCCCATAAGCTACCACAACACTTATGTAACTGTTGCACCTGTGCGAATTGCACAGGTGTCATGAAATAGCTGAACTGTACGTGTGAATATGTATATGTTTGTTTAAGTTTCAGTTTATGAAATATGCTGGCACGCAAATTTCATATGTGTACTGAAGAAGTTATGAAATCTCTTTTTAGAGCATACTGTATTCCACTGTATACAGCTCACCTATGGTGCAGCTACAGTAAAGCAAAGATAAAGAAGATAAAAGTGGCACACAATGATGCACTTAGAATCCTGTTAAAGTGTCCAAGATGGACCAGTGCTAGCCagaaaatgactgctaacataatttcagtaattCACATCAGCAGCACAGgagaaagtgtgaactagttccagctaggtgaaatcactctatcattctgattggattttaagagcagattgactgctgtaaaagaagGGACTATTTGCATAAATTGAAAATGTTTGCTCCAAAAAAGCTTTGGCTTTTttgccttattgtattccagtattctatagaaacgtgaaaacattttcctcaaatactgaacctgcaaactttgcaaaacacaagatgtgtcattgccaaaacttatggccacaACTGTATCTATAAGTGCCCACTTTACCACCAACAATATGATAAATACAAGATATATAATACTTTATAAATGCTGGATCAGTCCACACTGTGAAAACAGACACCATATGGTTCACGATAGCTTATGTTTTGAAAGCTACAAAGGCCTAATAATTTAATTAGAGAAACTTAATCCTCCAGTAGATTGGCAATAATAAATGTAAGAGGGATTTATGAAAAACTTTAAGAAGAAATTAATAAACATTTAATTcttaatttaaatgtaaatgtaagtgtctTAATGTTGTCCTTTTCAATTAGAATGGgatttataatttgttttaagttcatcacaccacagaaaaatGTGTTGGTAACTACGCATCCAAATTTGAATGGAAAAAACCccacagacaagtatgttaaattaggctttgaaatcgtgagaaaatcagcagtcttctctgcttgagactaaTGTCTGTCTAGTATACAATGTTTGGGCATACATAAGCTTTTGTGTAGATGGTGTTATGAAAAAGATCACCATTAAGACTCAACACTTTGAACCACATACCTAAAATGGCAAAGTGCACCGTGAGATTCATGTGAAACAAATATCACATGTATTTAGatgtgttattattattacatcatTTGCACTAACAAAAAAAATAGAGAAACAGTGAATTCACTTTTAATTTTAAGTTTTATCAGTTAACAGCTGTCAAACACATCCTCGTCTTAGTTCATCGTCATCacctggagaaaaaaagaaaagaaaaagcaaTATTTCAGTATGCACTGTAAATACAGCTACATGCACATTGCATTATCATCTCTATCAAACCCTTGAGGGACActcttgtaaaaagggctatacgaaTACATGATTTGATCTAGTAAAATGATTCCAGTAGGCCAGGCCATGTGGATAAGTCCAGGACGGTAGGGGGCCTCCACTCACGTTGTTGATCCAGGGGATGTAGGCGCTGACGCGGGTAAAGACAGAGGCCTTCTTAGGGTAGTTGCAGCCCATGCTGGAGCCGAAGCTGACCACTCCGTGCACGTCCCAGGAGCCGTCGGAGTTCTGGCAGTTCAGGGGGCCGCCAGAGTCTCCCTGACAACCACAGAGGCGGACATTTTGTTTTTTGATGTTAAGGATGTATTTCATGAGAAGTCACTGCTGTAGCCTCCCTCCAACAATCACAGAagctattctttttttttaaatcaaggaAATACTTAATAAACAGTCTCCGAAAAAGTTTCCCCACAAGAGCATAAACAGTCCACCTCTACAACTTATTTTCTAAAAGGTTTTCTTGATTGTATACTACTAAAAGATTGTACTGATTGCACAGTTCTGTTCTTCTGACAGGACTGAGGCAGGAAGCAGGATGACTCACATTGCAGCTAGCCAGGTTTCCATCTCCTCCGGCACAGACCATGTCGTTGGTGACCAGGCTGCCCCACCAGTCAGGCTTGGAGCAGTTGGGGTGGCTAACCACCGGCAGGAGAGCCTGCTGCAGGATGTCAGCGATGGGGCCTCCAGCTGTACCGGAGAACAGGTAGAACTCAGATCAGAGAATGTCTTGAAACGTCTGAGCTGTTATTATTGTTTGTTggctgtaggcctacatatgtATCTCATCAATTGTAACTTGCTCAGACGTTGATATGGAGAAGGAAAGGAAGAATCAATATCTGTGTTGGCCATAAATATTCACACACCGGAAGTTTGGAACTCGCTAAACACATCTCCATTTTCGTTGGAACAAATTGTTCAGTGTTTTTGATTCTCATTTTACACTCGGGGTATTTGCAGTTGAACGACGAACAAACGATTGGCAGAAAAAACCTACTCCAGAGGCGTCCCCAGCCAGTGACGTAGCAAGGTGCATTGTGGGCCAGGATGGCACCAGAGTCAGGAAGACAGGCGGCAATGACGGTGTTagagaaggagatgggagagggcAGCTTGATCAGGGCGATGTCGTTGCTGAGGGAGCAACAAGTTAGAGTGAAACACTGTGATGGTGACATCATTGATGGATGTAACGGCTTTAATGTGGCGTCCCGTCTAATACAGCCACGCTTCCATTCACTCGTTCACTCACTCTAtcactcactctatcattcactcactccatcactcactctatcactcactcactccatcAGTCATTCACACCATCAATCAGTAACAAGGACCAAATCAAATAATCACCGGATTCTGGAAGAATCCCACTTCTCGTGGACGATAATTTTGGCGGGAGCAATACCCATGGACCCGGCCTCATTGGCGTTCTTCAAGTTGTGCTTGCCCAGGAAGACCTTGTAGGTGTTGCGGCTGCTGCAAGGCCAcaagggaacacacacaggaagggtcAGAAGTGGAAGGAAACTGTGGTGGTTTTCTCCTCAGGAAGTCGGAACCTCAATAGCTCAGACCCTTCAGTTGGAGATGCCAGTGGATGCTTtgtgtaaaatatatatttcatcTTAACATACTTTGCTCACAATAGATAGAAAGTACCACAAGAGCAAATAACTTGAACTAAGTATGGACTCACTGTTAGTCAATTACGGGGTTATTTGTCACACAATCGAGATCCTGCAACTTAACTTTCCGGCCCGCAACCTCAAATCAAGACACGGAGCACTGTGATGCCTGTGTGCTGGAGTTACCTGATGCAGTGAGCAGCAGTCATGACCCACTGGCTGGAGATCAGAGAGGCTCCACAGGTGTGGTGGTAACTGCCACTGCTGCCCCTGTACTGCAGGGACACCTGgagcacacaggaaacacaccaacaccaaaGTCACCATCAACCGAATTCAACTGAGAACAGGAGGGTGAATCGGCGGACATTGGTGATGACACGCTCCCCTTTGGGAAGGAAACTTTGGGAGTGAAGGTTTGAGGTTGAGGGGGTGTAAACATACCTGCCAGGGCCAGCTGTGCTGGCGGACATCATCGCCACCGACGACCCTGGTCAGGACAGGGGGGAAGGTGGGCAGGCCGCACCCGTAGGctgggaaccacacacacaacacacacacagacacacacacacacaccacacacacacagacacacacacagacacacacagttgatTTGTTAAGTTGAAAAGCTGTGAGGGCATAGTTGATCAATATAAAACATGTATCTGCTATGCAGATACAGCATGTGAAGTGGACTGTGTACTAATTTGCAATATTGACTTTCTCTTACCACCAGCAACAAACAGAGCCAAGATCAGAAACTTCATGATGATTGTCTTCGGAGAAAGCAAGGTGGGTTTTAGCCTTTATATACTGTAGCTGGTTGTACAACTGACCATTGTGTTTCCATGACACCTGCGAAATTCACAGAACAGAGATAACATATTTTTGGGGATATTTCAAGTAAATATTTACAAAGTTTACTTCTGTTTTCCTGGCTGAACCTTAACTGGCAGCAGGCTCTACGGATGTCTCTGAGGCAGTTAAGGTTTCAAAGATATGCTTCATGCAGATGTATGGTGCACCATGATGCACACATACTGACAGATGCCTCATCGTTGTGTAATCCTGTGTCATCAGTTGTTATCAGTGTTATTCAGTTGTCCCATGGTAGTGAGATAAGTATGAACATTTGAACAAAATGGGACTGAACTGACGAATGGTCCTTTTAGTCTTTAATTATTGGTGATGTTCGTGTTTTAttggataaacatacacacattgcaACAGTAAAACACATACTAATTCACAGTGCAGTGAATCAGTACAATTCTATATTAATTTGATTTGCAATTGCAATACCATAACAATTGTGCACTTCCAGTTCTCGATTATCTGCTGCATTCATTATTTTGGGACAAAAGTGCAAAAACAGTGCGTGTTTGTTGAAGAAACAAACTTTCAGAATCTGTCTTTTCTAGGTCACCATGCGTTTGGTGTGTTGTACAGTAGATGATATGAAACTCTGCCCTTGAGCCTGCGGTGAGAATGtcctcacagcacacacatgttCAGTCCTGACGCAACAAATTAATAATACACAGAAAAGGGAGTAAAATATGACTGCTTTTCCATCCTTGTCCTTAGATTCACTCATTTTGAGTGATGTGACCCGAGTTCTGAGAATTTTGTCACTTTATTTGATGACACGGCAAGCGTCACGAGCAGTATAAAGGCCTTGCAGACGTGGGAGAGAAGAGCGCTTTGAAGACTGTCAAACACAATGAAGCTTTTGGTCTTCGCTGTCCTTGTTGCTGGAGGTAACGAAAAAGTCGACGTTATTCTAATTGTAGACAGCATTCTAACCAAGTAAATGTAAACCAAAAAGTGAATAGGCTCAAACAGTGTTTATATCATTATTGTATGACCCTGTGGGGATGTGAAGTATTGAgatgtggcatgtgtgtgtgtgtgtgtgtgtgtgtgtgtgtgtgtgttttccagcgTACGGGTGTGGCCTGCCCACCTTTGCCCCTGTGGTGACCAGAGTGGTGGGAGGAGATGATGCTAGACCACATAGCTGGCCCTGGCaggtgacgacacacacacacgcacgcacacacacccgcacgcacgcacacacacacacgcacaacacagacacatgttCACAAATGACACCCATACACACGCAATCTTGcacaacgcacacacgcacacacaaaccctatCTTAATACAATAATACAAATTATAGTAATTAAAACATTAAATATCAAGTCGGCCCTAGCTCTCCTCTCGTCCGGTTCCAGGTCTCTCTGCAGTACAACAGAGAGGGGGAATGGAGGCACACCTGCGGAGGCACTCTGATCTCTGACCAGTGGGTCCTAACAGCTGCTCACTGCATCAGGTACGTCAACACACTGCAGTCTCTCCAGGAAGTCTCTCCAGGGACCTGAGTAGTTTTGTATTGTCATTGGTTGTGACTTCCTCACATTcctctgactgtgtgtttgtgtattgtcCATCGTGGTtcctcagtttttttttttttttactttaagtAATTTTACTGCAAATACAGTCATTTTACTGTGTTTACCTAACGAATTTTACTAGTGTTTACCTAACGAATGAACTCATGTTAATTAATGTTAATAAATGTTCAAGTTAATTCATTCATGTTATTTGAATGTTCTCAAAGcgttctctcttccttcctccagcTCTAAGCAGTACAGGGTGGCCCTGGGAAAGCACAACCTGATCAACGAGGAGGAGGGATCTCTGTACGTGGCCCCGGCCAAGATCGTCGTCCACGAGAAGTGGACTCAACTCTTCATCCGGTAGGGACGAAGTTTGCTTACCTCATCTTTCTTTCAAATCTGACCTTACATTTCGTAAACTGGTTGATTTGATTACCGCAGTTTTTAATTTCAATTTTATTTATGTTTGTTATACATTATATGTATTTTTGATCATATTCCTACTTTTTCCCTAACTAGCATACCAAAGCTAACAGCTAACCAGCAGTAAATTAAATTACATTCGATAGACAAACGTAATTTTGTTTCCCCTCCCCAGCAACGACATCGCCCTGATCAAGCTGGAGACCCCCGTCACCTTCTCTGACTCCGTCATGGCCGCCTGTCTTCCTGAGGCCGGCTTCCTGCTGCCCCACAACGAGCCCTGCTACGTCACCGGCTGGGGACGCATCTCCAGTgagtctctcttcatctccagaataacagtgcactgcaaaaatCGAATTGCAGAAATATTAGTTATGAGCTTGCTTATGCttaaaacaagtacatttgGTGTGAGAACATTTCACTTGATAAGATTTATTTTAATAATGTCTTGTTTACTTAAATAGAGTCACTAGATTTATATAGAATCAAGTCCAACTAGATTTAAAATCTTAAAACAAGATTATCACTGTCCAGTCCCAAGATAACCACATCAGTAATGACCACGAAGGCTCTGCCAACCGATATATACATTTGAtcaatgaaataaaataaaaaaggaatATATGTACAGTTAACCCCCTGACTACCATTCATCATATAGAACAATAACAATCATCTTTAGCAACCAagcataaccacacacacacacacacacacacacacacacacacacacagaacatcgTATACCTGATCTGAACTATTTGTGCCTGCAGCTGGAGGTCCCATTGCAGATGACCTGCAGCAGGCTCTTCTGCCCGTGGTTGATCATGCCACCTGCACCCTGCCTGACTGGTGGGGCTTCATGGTGGCAGAGACCATGGTCTGCGCTGGGGGAGACGGCATTGTGTCTGGATGCAACGTGAGTCCTGCAGATCGATCCATTTAACTTTTATTTTACCCTGGGTAAAAGGGTTCAGGGGGGAGATGCTCACATTGATACAGGAGACAAGGACTGGAGGAATATAGTTATACTGCATAGTTTACTCCATCATCAACatatatgtaaaaaatgtataggCCTTCTACAATGGTTTTATTCTATTCTATTGCCATAAACACATGTATACAAATacacctggttcaaatgaatcggtcgttatcaagctcaacagaagcctgataacgaccaaTTAATTTGAACCAGGTGAGTTGGAagagggaaaaatctaaaacatgtagGGCAGAAGTTACCCGAGGAGTAGGATTGAGAATGGCTGTAGTACGTGCTGATAATGTGTCATCTGTGAACGACTGACCCAGGGGGACTCTGGTGGGCCTCTGAGCTGCCGCAACGCCGAGGGGTCCTGGGAGGTCCACGGCATCGTGAGCTTCGGATTGGGCCTCAGCTGCAACTACCCCAAGAAGCCCACCGTCTTCACCCAAGTCAGCTCCTACAGAGACTGGATCGACAACGTGAGGCTACTTCACGCTCttcttacatttttacattttacgtTAAGTTGACGTACAGTGAATGTTatttctgttttgtattttttttgttgcatgttTGTGTAGCGTGTCGATCTACAATGTGAGCGTCCGTTCACCTCAGTTCGTTGTGTATTATTAGCATGTTCATGGAGCATGTTAATAGCATGTTAATATTTCTGATATCATGTTTTCTTTACCTTTCTTAGACTATGGTCAGCAACTAAAGGAACAAGCACCTGGACCTGTCTAAAGACTAACTGCACGTCACCTTAGCAAAGCTtagcttgtaaaaaaaaatatttcaacaTAAACATCTGATTTTAAGCTGTAATGTCATTTTTTTGGTTGAAGATGAGAGATCCACAATGATGCATGCTGTAGGCCAAATGCTCATAATGCTGCGATTTGGGATGATGTGTTGAAAACAACACAGTAAAACACAGTAAACTTCCTCACACAGTCAGATGATAATGTTTTGTCAGATCTGCAGAAGTGACTACAGTGTAGTCATGATCACATGCTCCGTGCTTGGTAACCATTAGTGTCATTTTTAAATGTTCTTGTTCAGCATTAATGTGTCCCCCAAAAAGTATTTCGACTATCGATGTTAACCAAAATAACTGAGTAGGAGTGTCGATAAGTGAATAAAGAATAAGAGATATTAGGGTATAACTTCACAAAACAACAATACAATTAATTTGCACAAGTTTAAGtttagatgtaggcctacttgtttCTGTGTCCATTATTTAATTACTTTTGAGTGAAATATTACTTTAAAGGGATGGGAAAATGTGGTCAGGGAGCACATGTTAGTGAGTGTGAGTTGCTTGGCTTTCCTGACAAGCTTGTTGAGTTTCCTAGAGCTCTATCCTGAGCCCATCTCACACAGTATAAATACGACCCTGGTCTGAAAACCAGGCTTCAGGAAACAGCCAGGATGAGGTTTGCTGTTCTCGTTGTCCTTTTTGCCAGTGGTAAGATTTGTTTTACTATTGCAGTTAGCATCAATACCATAAATTATTATAGTATTATAATATTGTTGTATATATGTACTTGTATTATTTCAAGAGAAATATGTCAGGAGAACTAGTTTTCAGAACACTGTTCTATTTTTTCCTGTTATGATTAATGCTGTTACACAACATGTTTCTTTCTTATTCTTTATTCCTGAGTTATTTTAAACAAACATCAATACTTTTCTTGTTACAAAAACAGACAGGCCTTTTTCCACTGTAGTTGGTTTGTATCGCTAAGCTACTATCAGTGTATCAGTGGAGGCAGTTTAATCTGGTAAGTGTTGGTCACTGTGTTTACTGTTTCCCAGCCTACGGGTGTGGCCTGCCTACCTTTCCCCCCGCGCTGAATCGAGTGGTTTCGGGAGAAGACGCGAGACCTCACAGCTGGCCCTGGCAGGTGGAGACCACAAAGCTAATACCCTCCGTGAAAAAAGACCGTATATCGCCCCCTGGTGGACAACCCTAAAAGGTCGTTTTTTCGGTTGATACGGCAAAGTTCCTTACTTTTAGTCTTCTCCTCTTTGCAGATATCTCTCCAGTATGACGACAGCGGTACCTGGAGTCACATTTGTGGAGGCTCTCTGATCTCAAGCGACTGGGTCCTCACAGCTGCCCACTGCATCAAGTAATAAACACAGCCAACCATAGCTACCAGCAATGACTTTCATGTACAGGAAGCCTTATAAAGAATGTGAATAGTTTAAGTCAATGTGAGTTAATTTTCATAGGCCTCTGGATTTGATTGTGTAAATGAGTAACTTTGGGTTTGGTGCAGCAATGAAACACAATATTTTCCTAATTTCATAGTTGTAAGAAGACAAAATCTTCTGTACCATATATGAAAGTAGATCTTAATTCATGTCCTCTACTCACTCCGGACTGAAATTCCTTGGTGGGCGTGGATCTTACCAGTGTTTACATAGATGCAGGGGGTAGATCCAATAAGAGAAACACATACCAATTCAGTGGGTGCTGACCTTTCCACTTCAGACACAATGAGAACAGCATATTTCCACAGTAACCAGCTCTGACTTATTGAccagctggctgactggctggctgacttacTGGCTGCTGTGCTGTGGTGCTGCAGTACCCGCTACAGCTACAGGGTGGAGCTGGGGAGgcacagcctggaggaggaggaggaggagggctcttTGGCGGTTGCCGTCGGCAGGATCATCGTCCACCAGAGCTGGACACCCATCCTCAGC comes from Hypomesus transpacificus isolate Combined female chromosome 2, fHypTra1, whole genome shotgun sequence and encodes:
- the LOC124474091 gene encoding chymotrypsin-like elastase family member 2A, which codes for MKFLILALFVAGAYGCGLPTFPPVLTRVVGGDDVRQHSWPWQVSLQYRGSSGSYHHTCGASLISSQWVMTAAHCISSRNTYKVFLGKHNLKNANEAGSMGIAPAKIIVHEKWDSSRIRNDIALIKLPSPISFSNTVIAACLPDSGAILAHNAPCYVTGWGRLWTGGPIADILQQALLPVVSHPNCSKPDWWGSLVTNDMVCAGGDGNLASCNGDSGGPLNCQNSDGSWDVHGVVSFGSSMGCNYPKKASVFTRVSAYIPWINNVMTMN
- the LOC124474105 gene encoding chymotrypsin-like elastase family member 2A — protein: MKLLVFAVLVAGAYGCGLPTFAPVVTRVVGGDDARPHSWPWQVSLQYNREGEWRHTCGGTLISDQWVLTAAHCISSKQYRVALGKHNLINEEEGSLYVAPAKIVVHEKWTQLFIRNDIALIKLETPVTFSDSVMAACLPEAGFLLPHNEPCYVTGWGRISTGGPIADDLQQALLPVVDHATCTLPDWWGFMVAETMVCAGGDGIVSGCNGDSGGPLSCRNAEGSWEVHGIVSFGLGLSCNYPKKPTVFTQVSSYRDWIDNTMVSN